In Zingiber officinale cultivar Zhangliang chromosome 1A, Zo_v1.1, whole genome shotgun sequence, the DNA window CCACAACTCGCAGGTCGGACTCGAAGCCAGAGAGTTGCAGGTTCCGATTCTTGTATGCAGGAGCAGGAGCCCGGCGGAGCTTGCGCGCTTCGATCACCGTTAAAATCGGTCTCACCGTCGCCGTGGAAACCACCGACGCGACCAGCAGCACTACGCGCATCTTCTCATTGAAGATCTGTTTCCATGACCGCGATGGAGTTAAATTTTGGGTGCGAATTAATTGTTATATGGTAAATTTGTGTCAAATTTTAAAGCACCTTCCGATCCTTGCCCGTGTTGAGGATTATGAGCTCCAAGGGTCCGATCGTGTTCATCAAGACTCCGATAGACAAACCCTCTGCTCGGGGTAAGGAAAACAGGGGCGACACCATCATGCCGGCCGCCAACTTTGCCAGCGTAGCCACCATCAAAACACAGGCCAACCTCAGAACGTAGTGCTCCGGCTCGCCCTCTTCCTGCTTGAAGATTTCCAGCATGTCGGTCGCGTGGGCGCTGCTGATGATGGTGAAAGGCAGCAGAGCAATGATGACGAAGTTCTCGAGTCGCTGCGTCAGCGCCGCCTTGAGTTGTCCCTTGGGCACCGACAGCCCCAGCACAAGTGCACCCAAGGCAGGGTGGAAGCCGATGGCCGATGCCGACAGCGCTGCCACCGGTACGAAGCCGGCCACCAAGCCCATGAACTCAATGGTCACGGTATCGGCCTCCATCGCCTTCCGCCCGAGCCACACCAGCAGCGGCCTGATCATCCACACGCACACCGCCACGTGGCATGCGCCGGCGAGAACCATCCACATCGGTGCCAGGGCCTCGTTGGCGGGTCTGTCGAAGGCGAAGCACACCGCAAGGACGATCCACGAGGCCACGTCGCCGACCACAGCGGCCGGGAGCACGACCTGGCCGACCTCTCCGTTGGGGACCTTGACCTCGGCGAGGAGGCGCGCCATGACGGGGAAGGCAGGGACAGAGAGCGCGAAGCCGAGGATGAGAGTGAATGAGGCCTTCTCCGCCTGGCTTTTGCCTTCCATCGGGGCGGACAGGCCAAAGATAACGATGGCGATAACGACGGCGAGGAACGGGAGGCCGACGGTGGCGGCGGCCACGGGCAACACCTTCTTGCTCCTCTCCCTAACTACTTTGCAATCGAGCCGGACGGCGACGAGGAAGACGTAGTAGATGAGCCCCAAGAAGCCAAAAATTTCCACCATGGAAAATGTCATCGGGGGGAAGATGAAGCCGTACAGCGACTTCACCGGCTGCGTCGACTCGCTGCGAAAATCGAGTTTGTCGATGATCGTCGGGCTCAAAAGTACGGCACCCTGAATcatcaaaattgattttaaaaaaaaaacaatcaaacacGATCGAAATGTTCCAATTATTAGAAAAACCAAATATCAGCGTCGGAATTTACAATCAACTCGGCGACAATGCGAGGCTGATTGAAAGGCTTGAGGAGGTAGGCGACGGAGCGGGTGGTTATCACAATCAGTAGGTTCTGAATGATCATAAGAGTAAATTTGAAGTGGAAAAAGTCGGCGATCTCGGGCTCTTTGACCCTCCAAATCCCGTCCATGAAGATGTTATCTTGGAACTGAACACTATTATTCGTCACGTTCGCCGCCATTTTACGTCGACGACGCAGAGGAAACGGAGAGGAAAAGATTGTAGACTGTGATATGAGTACTACAATCGACGAGAGAGGCTTGATGGAAGAAGGATGATCGCCATTCACTTTATATAACAGAAAAAAAACACTGCATGCCTCGTTGGTAACCAGCAAAAATCACGAGTTTTATCGTTATTTTTAACTGCCGATTGGATCGGACACGATACAGTTAGGCGCTTCTATATTTTGCGCCTCTTCATTAACCAAATTAGGCTGTTATAATGTTCCTTCGatgtatatttttaagttttgCATTAAGATAAAGAACTCTAACTAATATTCTAAATTTATCTTAAGTAATTAGCTGTATGTAAATGTATTTGGTGGTTATACGATCATGTAAGCATTTTTTTTAACACTAGTAATGATTAATGAATAAGTACACCACCTAACTtatccatataaataatattgtaTTTGTCTAAgcttcttaaacttaaaaaaaatcgtATGCACATCTTTTATAttcttaaataatattgtttttttAAACAAAGGCGACCGTTGAAATTTGAAATGTCAGATGGCTGACTTTCAAAAATTCATCACAGGTAGGATGGGACGGAACGGATTTGAAAATTCTTAATCCAACTAAACCCAAACTTGGTTGTGGGTTAGAAGGACTAGACCatcaaagataaaataaaataaaataaaaaatcgcTACAATTCATTTAATTTGATCAATTCATGaataaatatttctaaaaaaatccccataaaatttctaatttttgatATTACACTTG includes these proteins:
- the LOC122004354 gene encoding cation/H(+) antiporter 15-like — its product is MAANVTNNSVQFQDNIFMDGIWRVKEPEIADFFHFKFTLMIIQNLLIVITTRSVAYLLKPFNQPRIVAELIGAVLLSPTIIDKLDFRSESTQPVKSLYGFIFPPMTFSMVEIFGFLGLIYYVFLVAVRLDCKVVRERSKKVLPVAAATVGLPFLAVVIAIVIFGLSAPMEGKSQAEKASFTLILGFALSVPAFPVMARLLAEVKVPNGEVGQVVLPAAVVGDVASWIVLAVCFAFDRPANEALAPMWMVLAGACHVAVCVWMIRPLLVWLGRKAMEADTVTIEFMGLVAGFVPVAALSASAIGFHPALGALVLGLSVPKGQLKAALTQRLENFVIIALLPFTIISSAHATDMLEIFKQEEGEPEHYVLRLACVLMVATLAKLAAGMMVSPLFSLPRAEGLSIGVLMNTIGPLELIILNTGKDRKIFNEKMRVVLLVASVVSTATVRPILTVIEARKLRRAPAPAYKNRNLQLSGFESDLRVVACVHTFRNVPSITSLLYLANHFPISVCAVHLAELIGSAPPMLVVHDAVDGQRAIPIDDIHTTTSSTPDNPVDSQLITSAFERYQQRSTNVTVSSLTAVSAYVSMPEDVFRIAEGYQATLIVLPFHQLLTVDGEMEDMNPHVRVVNQGILADAPCSVALLVDRGQLIDHDFKFAIYHVALLFFGGPNDREALLYASRFAKRPGVHLTVARFVVAVDSSQAANAMPGLSGARVEQRIDDEYVRGFRQLFASHASVAYEEKVVRDGEETVKAIREMGDAYNLYIVGREGGDSTSVLLASLSNFVEFKELGPIGDLLVSAEFSATSSVLVVQQYVRDQQTRWNTEGSSRRDRMTRRDGYNSLRR